TCTGAACGCTCTTTGTTTACCTActataacaataaaaacatttgaataATGGATGTAAAAATGTTACTAATATAGAAAATTGGTGGATTACATACTCAGCCATTCACTGGAatcaaataaatgaaaacttaAACGTTAATGAGTTTAAATATGTATTCAGAGTGGGTCCAATCACAATCAAATCAGGAACTCCGATACCAGTACATTCTAACCTTAACTTTACACAGTATGGTTATGAATAAAAAAGAATCGAGGCTTTAATGCACACcatcaaatttttgttcttGTGCTCAATATTTTCCCCAAAAATCACCATGTATTTCCCAGTCTGCCAGACTGGAATGGATAGCACTTTCTGACGAGATCTCGTGGGTGAATGGTGGCCAAAATTGAGGTGACAAAAATCAACAATAAGATGATGTAAATAAAAGGATGCTAAAGAATTTAATAACTATACATTTATTACCTTATTCATAATTATCTGAACTTCATCAactatttatatttattattatttatattaattatttatattatcaaTTATtcataatataataaacaaaccaggcaaagttggttgtttgaacacatatttgaaacaaacaaactaagAATCGATGCTTAAATGCACTCCCAGATGCcactacaaaaatatttatgtctTTGCACATATGATTTCTTGCTGAGAACTGTCATTCTTTCAAGTAGGGCTccacttaactacaacaaaagttttaaatttcagtGAGTTGGGTTTTGAAATTGCACGAGTTGGATTTAGAAATTCTGCAGGCTGCGGGTTCTGGCATTATGTGGGTTGGGTCTGATGCCAACTGTGGGTCATAACTGCTGATGTGCAACTCTGCAGAAATGACTCCAGAAGTTGAAAGTGCCTTTACAACAGGGATGcgtttttttttcgaaaaaattaATAGGTCTAGTATTAACAGTCTAACACTAAAATTAGTTCAAAATAGCCTTACGAGGCTAATTACGCCATTATAATTACAATAACAGAATCTTAAGTTTTCGTATCTTTTCCATGCTTAACTAGGCCAACCGGTATAATTATTACCGATAGCCTAGAGATTTAAGGATTTAGAATGATTGCATGGTCTTAGCCTATctcaatattttcattttgcttcTGTTTTGATCTAGGATAATCCTTTTACTGAAATCAAGACGGCAGTGTTGACGCTCTACAAGCCACCCCATTCTAGCCTATTCCAAAGTTAACGTAAAAgctcaattttttcttttaggtCCAGCCTACCTTTGGGTTTTTCTATTAAATTTACTCTCCCAGCGTCCTGGCGTACGTGGTTACCTCGTAATATTTTTGTGAATGGATATAAAATGGAGATGGCGTTTTAGAAATTTtctattaaaattaattaagtggattaattttttattgataaaacaCAGACTAAATGATGCTTATTTGTCAATTTTCATCTTCATTCAATCCCTAAAATACGTGAATTACgtgaaaaatacaaatttttaattaacattttttattcgaactttatttttgtaaatgtcGTATCCAATTTAGTAACTAATCGATCAAAGCTTGATTAAAATAGCACAAAGAAATGGCATAATTCACCACGAAACGAAATACTTTGAATGTTACCTACAATGAACTTGTTGCTTGTGATTATGTATATCACTTGTGATTGTGAAAGTGGTGGTTCTAAAATGCAACATTACATCTTAACTTAAATAAGTCGGCTTTGACATTTATGTTTACAGCTCGAAACTTCTGTTCCTAATTCCCCAACCAAAATGGATAGGAGAATCTGGGACAAAACAAAGAGGCAGCTAGTTTCGTTCTGTTGTCATGCAAAAAACTGTTTCCTCTGCATTTTATTCTGATTATCGCTTTGACTTAGAAAATAAGACAACAGAATCAGCAGAAAACAAGTGCTAACACAGTTGATTGGAATATTGAATATTAAACACTGGCATACTGAACCGAATTGGAAAGTTTGGATAACATCTTCACAAGATGTCTGTAAGCGGTCGAACGTAGACTCAAGCAAATAAACAATCTATAAACAGCTATAACTTACTTTACTCAGCAGTCAAACCGTATTTTTACCCATCACAACTGAATAGCTCCTGTGTTGTCAGAAAGAATTAACGAAAACTCAAGCCTCAATGGAATAGAAGCACGAACTTTTCAGCACAATATCCTAACCGCGTTAGCCGCTATAGTCAGGCTACTGCTCCTTTCCTGTTGAGTCAAAACCACAATTAGATCtgaatttatgacgtcacttggGGTGACAGGTTTTGGCACAATACCGTCATTATGAGCGACGTACCGATGTATGGCTATATACATTTCGACATTAAACAAatctaaattaaattgtgtaGTTTAGTTAGTTCATGGATTATGAAATTTATAAATGTATAATTAGAACTAataatttaattcacataTTTGTGCAAGACATTCATATTTGTTGATTAATCATTCATCGGCAATTGATCACTATTATTAATTATCCGTTGTCTTTAATAAAACGTTCATATAAACCATACAACGTAGGCTATTGAGAGAATAAATATTTAGAATGTAATCTCGATCAATTTACAATACATTACGTCCTTCGATTATAAACACAAATGAAACAATACCAAACTGAAGACAAACAATGTTAAAGTAACGATCGAGGATAAAGATACTGATGACGTACCATACAATAGGCCTACCAACCAACATAAAGGCCtatatcaggggtgggcaaacttgttcaatgaaagagtcacttgcggaatactacaaacaccagcgagccgcaaaatcagtaatgtcAATGCAAATACGGTAAACAATGCATGGATAATGAACAATTATGGATATTACTATTTagctagaagagccacaaaaaacatgtcggcgagccgcagttttaCCACCTATATTACCTATACATTCCCTACTGAAAACTTCTCTAAATTCGGCTTTCGTGCCTTGCGAAATACCAAAAGATAAATAAGTAGTTGCATTTTAACATATACATATTTATCACAACCGTTTTGCTACTCTCTTAGTAAGTTTGTACGCAACATAACCAATAACCTTCATAAGCATAGAGCTAGATGTTGGATTGTCGGCGTTTAACCAACACTTGAAAAAATCAGTTGACAAACTCACCCGCTTTAATAGTCTCTGAGGTTATGAAATGATGAAGTGCTTTAGTTCAGAGGTGCTGGTTTTATGTAAAAAGCCAAGTTGTTTGATAATGGAATGCTCGAAGACCAgacaaacaagaaacaataaattttactgGACATGTTATATATAGTTTTCAGAATCTCATTGCATAAGTACCCTATTCTACTGTTTTTATTATGCATAATTAGTGTGATGTTTAAAAGCTCATGTCTTTACTTTATCTTGTAACAAAcgttaataaaacaaatagtGACGTTTTGGCCAAATAATCTACCTGCAGAACATTAGTCCACGGCTACGGCTTTTCCGCAAAGATCACAAAATGTCGCAATGTCGGTGCCGTACAGAAAGCTTATGCGTTTCTCATAGTTCATTGAAAGGAAAAAGGGCTATAAAGGTTTCTGCCTgaagattttacaaaatgtatcTTATAGCATAAACTATATAATATTGATTTTGTGCGGGCCACATAAAATGATTACGCAGGCCGCATATTTCACACTATAGCACAGCAGTTCTCAACACGTTCATGCTTGATGATCGTTGAGATTGAGAGATGCTTTGCGGACCGGTAGCATAAATATGTAGCGTATAAACTTGACAAAATCTACAACAAATCAAAATGCTGGAGTAAGCCTACATACCTGCAAAAAAGAGTGACGCGCTCGCGCGCTGAAGTCCCAGTTTAATATATATGGTTTGTGATACTGTAAGTATTCTATACACATGTGTTGTACAGTTGATTCCCGTATACTTAAAAGCGGAATCAGGCATACGTATTAGAAGCTCCACGCCCTCTGCTAACGCGATCATAAAACGAAGcatgtttttgaaacttttgctATAGCCTAACAATGAAATAGTTGTGGCTTAAAGTGTACAGGGAAACATAAAACCGTTATGCTAAAAATATGAAGATAATAAAGCATTCTTTTCAAACTGCTGTTCAATGTCCATGTACAATATTGAGATAAAGAATTACAGACGACGCTAAATTTTTTGGGTTGAAGTGACTTTGATAATGTAAACTATACTCGACAACTGTGGAAATTTGGCAGGTGAAATGTAGTCTTCGGCACTTGAATGTGTCCTAAAGCTGAAAATTTTGCAGGATTACAGTACTTCATAGTTGTGTCTTTTATTTCACGTCACAAGCGCCGTATATACAACCGGCACGCTATAGATAGCCAGACTGGGGACCATAAAATTAAGCATCTGATATTGCTTCTCTGGAATTCGATAAAAATCCCTACACAGCAAATGATAACATTCCAGCCTTAAAAGTTTCGCGAACAGACAAGCTTCAATCAACGTGGACATAAACATAAAACGGCCTAAACATACAATCGGCGGTTGAGTTTTCACCAAAGCACCGAATCGACACAAATGGAAAATAGCAGGCGGATATCGTATATCCAGCAATAATTAAGGCTTTTGCGATAAACGGgataaattttgcaacaaaacacACTTCAAAAATTATAATACAATGGTTTTACAATGAAGACAAATTGTTCGCGCCTTTTGCCGATAGcgacaaaaatttgaaaagttaaagcATCCAATAGAAGGCAATCAACTTGACGGCCAGCTGTTGTCGGAATAAACTTTCTGTTGGCGTACATCAGTTAAGAGGCTACCTaggaaaaaacaaacttaacgAAAAAGCTCATGCGAGTTTAACCAGTATGATAGAACAGTGAGTCATCATAAAAGGTTAAGTTTGAGCTTCGAAGAACAAAAGCCCTAACCTTTCTTCGCTTGTTAGCAGGCATGCCAGCCTTATAGGCATCACTGAAAGGAAGCTGTGGCGTTAGATTCTTCTGTTTTTCAACATCGCTTGCAATCGTGTCTACCCATTCAGCAGGAACGACTTTCTTCCAGTCTTCATCGGTATCGCTCGTCGTGGCTGCTACCAATGATACGTGTTAGAAGGCAAAGATGCCCAAGGTTGGCTTGTACAAGAAATCTGTAAAGCAAAATATGCAGCACTGTACCTGCTGCGGCGGACGTGGAGTCATCCCCATCTGATTGCACGCTATTCTTATGCTCGCCTTTCTTATCAGCGCCAGTCGAGGTGGAAGGTACCTGGGACGCGATAATAAGCATTAACGATACTTAAACATACAACAATTTAGCAGTAAATACTTACTGAGACACACAACTGATTTTATATTTCACTCTTACGTCCACAACCATGGCGTCTTGCTGTGCTGAGGGCAGCTTGCgaacaaatttatttctttgttccGGTGTGATAGTTGCAAATGAGAGGAGGTAATCCATAAAATTTTCCAACGGCGCTTTGACACCTTCTACATAGAATGCCTCAATCAAACGGATTACGGCGGCATCGTTTGGTTGAAAGTACTGTAAAAAGGTTAACTTTGATGTTATTAAAAATGAGGAAAACCGTTGATAGCCTTTCGAATAGTGTATAGGCGTTTACCACGTCACCatcttaatttttgtttaaaaccaTCGAGATGTTTTTCGAAAAAATGCTGTACTTAGTTATTGACTTGAATTTGCAACTGgttgaaaataaaaccttaTAATTCTTGAGCAACGGAGTCAATTGAGTCTTTCCACCAATTAAGATAAAATCGTTCAAGGCCACCCACGCAGCAATCACAAAACGAATATGCTGGCTCATGTCGTTCGCAAATGATTTGTTGCCTGAAGAGATGTTAAACAATAAACTGACATGACAGATATTCCTATTACAAAGTCACATAGAAAACAGCCATAAGAAAATGACATACCTGATAAGTACAATATTCCTAAAGCTTTCTTGAATGCATGACGAAAAAAAGATAGGTTTGATTCAACGACATCGTAATCAGGTTTTCCCTTGGCAGTTTCAAAAAATACATTCACATAATCATTGATAGCTTCCCGGAGAGATGTAGGAAAGGCCTGTTTTATATCATATTTAGTGAGAAAATATTCATACTTGAAAAACCAACGACAGACTGTGCAGTACTCGGTTTAAAGCTCACTTCAATGTCCTCAACACATGTTGGGTCTCTGCCACCAAAGAACTCTGCGctgtaaagttttttcaaaataggACGAATACGGTTTAATGGTTCTGGGTCATCTTTCACAATGCCAACGATTTCTGTGCATGTTAGTTCTGCTGCTATTGTGTCCATTATCTTTGCAACGAGAGCtttaagaaaatataaaagatGTTAAAATGCAGTAAAGGTTAGTTAATAAGGCtttaagcaaaaataaatcttcAAGGACTTACAATTTTTATCGCTGGTCAAATCTGGAACATCGTAACCAAGCAAGCGAATGAATTCCTTTGCTGGAATGTCCTTGTCGATATGTGATTTGTGGCCTGGCGCAAGCGCACGTGCCAGTACTTCTACCTCTCTAGAATGTGATTGTCCTGGCATGCGGTTTTCTGCAGCAGAGCGCGTTGACCTTGGGGCAACTGGGTAAAATACTTTCTTTTTAGATACACTACTGTTTAAATCAATGCAAGACAACCGCACTGTATTTAACGATATTACTACCTCGTGGTTGTGAACGACGGTCTTGACCAAGAACTCTCGCCACATCTGGACCACCTAATGTTTGGAAGTTAAAGTATGAAGgatcaatttaattttatgaGTAAATCTTAAGATGTAACTTTCTTTGTGAGCTCTGTTAATTTGGGTCTACACAAAGTTTTTCATGATATCTGTAATATATTTTATGGTACCTGACATTCTGGTCTGGAGATTCAGAAGCTCGCGAAGTGCTGCACCAGCGTTTTCACCTGtattataaaaatcaaatatcTAACCAACCATGTCTATGAAAAAGCTGTTGAGGAGCCTATTAACTGGAATTCCTGGAAACAAGTCTTCTTTAATAAACAGCACAATGTTGGCAATGCAAACAATTGATTAATGattattagttatatataacaTCTCACCGCCACCATGAGAAACTATTATTTCTGTCAAGTCTTCAACTTGTTGTTCGGGAGTTcctaaacaaaaattgaacatCATTTACACGCTAAGTAAAACCAAGACGACAACAGAACTTTCACGTAGTTTTATGGATTGACCATTCAGTTGAGTTTACATAGtcataaaatgaataaaagttaaatttactgtcagaaaaattttcagctCTCGGTACTCGTCTGGGCCTTGTGGGGCGAGGAGGTGATTTGCTTCTCGACTGATCTTCTTTAGGCGCAGCTTTGTCACTCTTCTTATCTGCTGGTTTTCCTTTCTTTGGTTCTTTTCCATTCCTTTCATCAGCAAATGTGCTCACCGACACAGAAGATGCAGACTTGGAGCTCTCTGATGACGTGGCTAGAGAAGGAATCGACGCAGAAGACGATGGAGCAGCAGTAGCAGCAGAAGAGGTACTGGCCGCCGTTGTGGAAGCAATAGATGCCGGTGGTGAGAGATTTTTGGTGGAAGCCAGTGGAGCAGATGTGGTAGATGTTGTGGTAGCAGTTGTGCCGGATACTGAAGAGGTGTCAGCTTTAGCAGATGGTGTTTGTGAGCTGTTATTGTTCGTTGCAATTGAAGTTTGCGAGGAACTGCTTTGACTTGCAGTAGTAGAAGTAGTCTGAGTATATGCACTGCTGTCTGCACGCCTAGTTTGTGTGGATGACACTGTTGTGGTGCTTCCAGTAGTGGGTGCTGATGAATTGGCACCTGCAAATCGCAAAACAAACTTACACAAATCCCAGTAACATCATTCTGTCATAACAAAGCGTTTGACAACGTATAACATGTTACTTTCTAGTGTTTATTCTTACCTGACAAAGTGCTTTGCATTACGTTCATGACTGTGTGTCCGATAATGTTTGACACATCCTGAACAATTTGATTCtatcaaaacaacaaacaacgaTAAACGCTATCATTTAGCGGAACCGCCTGCATGGGTACAAATGAGCTATGACTTAGTACACAACTACACATCCAAAAAGAAACTGTTGTCGCACAAAATGGGAACAGGCTCTCACCTCACCCCCAGGAGGACCGACAACGAGAAATCCTTGCGCGGTTGGTGCAGGCCCATCTTGTTCACCTGGCCTGGCTATTGACTGAAATAATGATGACAAGACATTTTGTGGCACACCTGTTTgtaaataaaagcaaattcgtacttgatttttcagaaattacCTAACAGATAACCTTGTGCTTTTGGTATACCATATACTCACCAGGAATGTTTGGCACGTTGCCGGAAAAGCTGGTGTTGCCAGGCTACAAATATGTAAAGTTTAAAGCAATGAATTGACATTAACAAAAGTTTTCACACGATCAACTACTTGCTACTTTAATGTGTGCAATGTGCTACTTTATGACCTAAAATATTTCCCAGTACCCAgacaacaaaacttttccaaGGTAAAACTCACCACGCTGGTCGGTGCGCCTGGCAAACCAGTGCTGGCCTGACTTGGCTGCTGGTTGAAATTCCTTGTGCTGGCTGAAGTGGTTGTGGAAGTACTGGACACAGTAGCATTTGGCATGACAGAAATAACTACATGCGGTTGAATGGATGCATTGATCTATGGGGATCATAGAATATGACAGTGAAATGCAGTGAATGgaaaaaatacttaaaaatcttctgaatatttatttatgattCACTGACCTGGACCGTATATACTGGGGGAGCTACATCAACACGTGTTCCAGTTTGCTGGTTCATACCGGCACCAACAGCAGCTGCTGTTGTTGCTGGGTTAATACTTGCGCCAGTAGTACCACCAGAGCTCTGAGAATTGGCTCGAGCACTTCCTGTGTTTGTTGCTGTTGGGACATTGCCAAATGATCCTGTTGGAGCGTTAGAGGGTACTGGTGTTCTCATGCTGTAACACAAAAATTACGACATAGTTGGAATGGAACGAAACAAACTGATCGCTGCTATTGAAAGAGATGCTCTATTTTCTAGAACATAATTCTTCAGTTAAAATATCATCACGgtatttgcaacaaacttaCACTCTCACATGCATTCCTGGTGGCATGGGTGGAATCTAGACgtaaaaaaagatttaaaaaatcttaTCAACATTCGCATAAAATACTGGGTTGAAAAATCTTACAAAACGCAACCTACCATACTGAAGAATTGTTCAGCTTAACAATTAATTTAACAACTTTGAGAACTATTTTACCAATGGAGGATGTACATGTACACCAGCAAATGGCATTGGGGGTCGAATATGAGCACTGAAACGAGGAGCAGGCTGTTGACGAGGAGCAGATGCAGGAGCGCTCTGCATACCTGGGATGGCTGCTCCTCCTTGCACCAGATTAACAGCTCTAACTGCACCTGGTAGGAACAATATCAAGTGATAACTGTTAAAGAAACAGAGTCAGAGATTAAACAAGAATACATTTTCCCATTTTATGTATATCACGGTGAATAGTTTACAAAAACCAGAAGGATGTTTCACAGAAGTTGAATGTTTCTATGAGaacaaaacatatttaaaaaacCTCGTGGAGGATGCATAACACCAGGTGGACCACGCAACAGCATGGATCGTGGTGGAGTTCGACCAAGTGGAATCACAACTCTTGACAATCTTCTCTGTATGTCAGCCATCATCTGTTGGGTTTGCAAGGTCAATGTCAGCATTCGAGCAGTTGAATGGTATTCTGGGCTCTGAAAAAGTCAATAGCGGCTCGATTTCCAACTGTTAGTAAAGCCCAGTACAGTAGAAGCTTACTGGTTCCAATACAACCAGCAGTTACCTGGGTACTGCTGAAAGCTGGGTCAGTGTTAAGGAATTCTACAAGTCGGTTCAAGTACGGCTCCATTCTACGTTGCATGTCCAACATTCTTTGGAAGTGGGTTCCAAGCTCACCAAGGGATGGATGACTGTGAATAACATACACACAATTCCaaacaaaaactacaaaacacattataaacaataaaaagccATAGTAAAATCGTAGCCTACTTCACACAAGTGGATCTGCCCGCTGAACTGGCAGAAGCTGGTTCTGGTTGAGCAGGGCCTGAAGTTGTGGATGATGCAGGACTTTCTGAAGCATCACTTGAAGTGGCATCTTTTGTTAATATTGACacaataaaaaagtaaacCCATAATACTGTgaataattacaaaacaacGGATGCGTCACGTTAATGGTTTGACATAACTGAAAGCATCAAACGACGAGAAACATACATTATCggtaattattaattaattatatcggTATTATCGGTCAAGGAGACTTCAGTTTACCAGAGCTTGCATCCATTGGTTCATCTGTCACTTCAGGTTGGTCAAAGTCATTTGCAAATACTTCACCTTGACCAGCTTCAGATTCCTCACCTGCACTGCTTTTTGGAGCTGATGTGCTTTGCTGTTCTGCACTGGGTACCTCGTAATTAAGCCGCTAAAAGAAAGAATATATTCCAACAAGTGACAAGTTCAATCACAGGTACATCAGCGCGATATGTG
Above is a window of Clavelina lepadiformis chromosome 8, kaClaLepa1.1, whole genome shotgun sequence DNA encoding:
- the LOC143469246 gene encoding uncharacterized protein LOC143469246 isoform X2; this encodes MLSITVKTMDSQSRQFDIEENITVKDFKNHIQSSVNVPANQQRLIYQGRVLADDFKLSKDHDGKVFHLVQRIPVGVTSGGGSSTSSTSTTSSSQTNQQTNTNTYNPAQLSQMIFQQAMGGLMNATNLTAPNASNRNLPGEQMFNIHIEMNTTQAPGSVTRATTNTTAVPGRPRNQRAGHSAPRQELQALDRIFTHLDTVLGELERLNYEVPSAEQQSTSAPKSSAGEESEAGQGEVFANDFDQPEVTDEPMDASSDATSSDASESPASSTTSGPAQPEPASASSAGRSTCVNHPSLGELGTHFQRMLDMQRRMEPYLNRLVEFLNTDPAFSSTQSPEYHSTARMLTLTLQTQQMMADIQRRLSRVVIPLGRTPPRSMLLRGPPGVMHPPRGAVRAVNLVQGGAAIPGMQSAPASAPRQQPAPRFSAHIRPPMPFAGVHVHPPLIPPMPPGMHVRVMRTPVPSNAPTGSFGNVPTATNTGSARANSQSSGGTTGASINPATTAAAVGAGMNQQTGTRVDVAPPVYTVQINASIQPHVVISVMPNATVSSTSTTTSASTRNFNQQPSQASTGLPGAPTSVPGNTSFSGNVPNIPGVPQNVLSSLFQSIARPGEQDGPAPTAQGFLVVGPPGGENQIVQDVSNIIGHTVMNVMQSTLSGANSSAPTTGSTTTVSSTQTRRADSSAYTQTTSTTASQSSSSQTSIATNNNSSQTPSAKADTSSVSGTTATTTSTTSAPLASTKNLSPPASIASTTAASTSSAATAAPSSSASIPSLATSSESSKSASSVSVSTFADERNGKEPKKGKPADKKSDKAAPKEDQSRSKSPPRPTRPRRVPRAENFSDRTPEQQVEDLTEIIVSHGGGENAGAALRELLNLQTRMSGGPDVARVLGQDRRSQPRVAPRSTRSAAENRMPGQSHSREVEVLARALAPGHKSHIDKDIPAKEFIRLLGYDVPDLTSDKNSLVAKIMDTIAAELTCTEIVGIVKDDPEPLNRIRPILKKLYSAEFFGGRDPTCVEDIEAFPTSLREAINDYVNVFFETAKGKPDYDVVESNLSFFRHAFKKALGILYLSGNKSFANDMSQHIRFVIAAWVALNDFILIGGKTQLTPLLKNYKYFQPNDAAVIRLIEAFYVEGVKAPLENFMDYLLSFATITPEQRNKFVRKLPSAQQDAMVVDVPSTSTGADKKGEHKNSVQSDGDDSTSAAAAATTSDTDEDWKKVVPAEWVDTIASDVEKQKNLTPQLPFSDAYKAGMPANKRRKPLN
- the LOC143469246 gene encoding uncharacterized protein LOC143469246 isoform X3, translated to MLSITVKTMDSQSRQFDIEENITVKDFKNHIQSSVNVPANQQRLIYQGRVLADDFKLSKDHDGKVFHLVQRIPVGVTSGGGSSTSSTSTTSSSQTNQQTNTNTYNPAQLSQMIFQQAMGGLMNATNLTAPNASNRNLPGEQMFNIHIEMNTTQAPGSVTRATTNTTAVPGRPRNQRAGHSAPRQELQALDRIFTHLDTVLGELERLNYEVPSAEQQSTSAPKSSAGEESEAGQGEVFANDFDQPEVTDEPMDASSDATSSDASESPASSTTSGPAQPEPASASSAGRSTCVNHPSLGELGTHFQRMLDMQRRMEPYLNRLVEFLNTDPAFSSTQSPEYHSTARMLTLTLQTQQMMADIQRRLSRVVIPLGRTPPRSMLLRGPPGVMHPPRGAVRAVNLVQGGAAIPGMQSAPASAPRQQPAPRFSAHIRPPMPFAGVHVHPPLIPPMPPGMHVRVMRTPVPSNAPTGSFGNVPTATNTGSARANSQSSGGTTGASINPATTAAAVGAGMNQQTGTRVDVAPPVYTVQINASIQPHVVISVMPNATVSSTSTTTSASTRNFNQQPSQASTGLPGAPTSVPGNTSFSGNVPNIPGVPQNVLSSLFQSIARPGEQDGPAPTAQGFLVVGPPGGENQIVQDVSNIIGHTVMNVMQSTLSGANSSAPTTGSTTTVSSTQTRRADSSAYTQTTSTTASQSSSSQTSIATNNNSSQTPSAKADTSSVSGTTATTTSTTSAPLASTKNLSPPASIASTTAASTSSAATAAPSSSASIPSLATSSESSKSASSVSVSTFADERNGKEPKKGKPADKKSDKAAPKEDQSRSKSPPRPTRPRRVPRAENFSDRTPEQQVEDLTEIIVSHGGGENAGAALRELLNLQTRMSGGPDVARVLGQDRRSQPRVAPRSTRSAAENRMPGQSHSREVEVLARALAPGHKSHIDKDIPAKEFIRLLGYDVPDLTSDKNSLVAKIMDTIAAELTCTEIVGIVKDDPEPLNRIRPILKKLYSAEFFGGRDPTCVEDIEAFPTSLREAINDYVNVFFETAKGKPDYDVVESNLSFFRHAFKKALGILYLSGNKSFANDMSQHIRFVIAAWVALNDFILIGGKTQLTPLLKNYKYFQPNDAAVIRLIEAFYVEGVKAPLENFMDYLLSFATITPEQRNKFVRKLPSAQQDAMVVDVPSTSTGADKKGEHKNSVQSDGDDSTSAAAATTSDTDEDWKKVVPAEWVDTIASDVEKQKNLTPQLPFSDAYKAGMPANKRRKVAS
- the LOC143469246 gene encoding uncharacterized protein LOC143469246 isoform X1, with amino-acid sequence MLSITVKTMDSQSRQFDIEENITVKDFKNHIQSSVNVPANQQRLIYQGRVLADDFKLSKDHDGKVFHLVQRIPVGVTSGGGSSTSSTSTTSSSQTNQQTNTNTYNPAQLSQMIFQQAMGGLMNATNLTAPNASNRNLPGEQMFNIHIEMNTTQAPGSVTRATTNTTAVPGRPRNQRAGHSAPRQELQALDRIFTHLDTVLGELERLNYEVPSAEQQSTSAPKSSAGEESEAGQGEVFANDFDQPEVTDEPMDASSDATSSDASESPASSTTSGPAQPEPASASSAGRSTCVNHPSLGELGTHFQRMLDMQRRMEPYLNRLVEFLNTDPAFSSTQSPEYHSTARMLTLTLQTQQMMADIQRRLSRVVIPLGRTPPRSMLLRGPPGVMHPPRGAVRAVNLVQGGAAIPGMQSAPASAPRQQPAPRFSAHIRPPMPFAGVHVHPPLIPPMPPGMHVRVMRTPVPSNAPTGSFGNVPTATNTGSARANSQSSGGTTGASINPATTAAAVGAGMNQQTGTRVDVAPPVYTVQINASIQPHVVISVMPNATVSSTSTTTSASTRNFNQQPSQASTGLPGAPTSVPGNTSFSGNVPNIPGVPQNVLSSLFQSIARPGEQDGPAPTAQGFLVVGPPGGENQIVQDVSNIIGHTVMNVMQSTLSGANSSAPTTGSTTTVSSTQTRRADSSAYTQTTSTTASQSSSSQTSIATNNNSSQTPSAKADTSSVSGTTATTTSTTSAPLASTKNLSPPASIASTTAASTSSAATAAPSSSASIPSLATSSESSKSASSVSVSTFADERNGKEPKKGKPADKKSDKAAPKEDQSRSKSPPRPTRPRRVPRAENFSDRTPEQQVEDLTEIIVSHGGGENAGAALRELLNLQTRMSGGPDVARVLGQDRRSQPRVAPRSTRSAAENRMPGQSHSREVEVLARALAPGHKSHIDKDIPAKEFIRLLGYDVPDLTSDKNSLVAKIMDTIAAELTCTEIVGIVKDDPEPLNRIRPILKKLYSAEFFGGRDPTCVEDIEAFPTSLREAINDYVNVFFETAKGKPDYDVVESNLSFFRHAFKKALGILYLSGNKSFANDMSQHIRFVIAAWVALNDFILIGGKTQLTPLLKNYKYFQPNDAAVIRLIEAFYVEGVKAPLENFMDYLLSFATITPEQRNKFVRKLPSAQQDAMVVDVPSTSTGADKKGEHKNSVQSDGDDSTSAAAAATTSDTDEDWKKVVPAEWVDTIASDVEKQKNLTPQLPFSDAYKAGMPANKRRKVAS